From Acidipropionibacterium acidipropionici, one genomic window encodes:
- a CDS encoding ABC transporter permease: protein MSSLVTDAGASVLAGESAGPSDPSEPPATGRRRRQGGGLGRYILIRFLLIIPTVFILVTLVFFLMRVTGDPITASQGGRLTPSELQVRIHAAGYDRPLLVQYGEYLGGIVRGDFGTSVSDNLPVTQILTTYGSATLELALYALIVAFLVGFPLGRIAAYRRDHWQDASLRIFAILCYATPIFFAGLLLKLVFSVWLGWFPTNGRADTDVALELQSIHGATGVYLLDALRTGRPDLIGNVAWHAVLPGVALGLLTAGVFLRLVRTNMIGTLQAGYVDAARSRGVGEGRLLRKHAYKRALVPIVTVVGLQIAMLLSGAVLTETTFEWRGLGFQLSEYLKARDYVAVQGIVVLLSVIVAVVNFIVDIIAALIDPRIRY from the coding sequence TTGAGTTCACTCGTCACAGATGCGGGCGCCTCGGTGCTCGCTGGAGAGTCCGCGGGTCCGTCCGACCCATCCGAGCCGCCCGCCACCGGCCGGCGCCGGCGGCAGGGCGGTGGGTTGGGCCGGTACATCCTGATCCGGTTCCTGCTCATCATCCCGACCGTGTTCATCCTCGTCACGCTCGTCTTCTTCCTCATGAGGGTGACCGGAGATCCGATCACGGCATCCCAGGGCGGCCGGTTGACGCCTTCCGAGTTGCAGGTGCGGATCCACGCCGCCGGCTATGATCGGCCGCTCCTGGTGCAGTACGGCGAGTATCTCGGCGGGATCGTCCGGGGCGATTTCGGCACATCGGTCAGCGACAACCTCCCGGTGACCCAGATCCTCACCACCTACGGTTCAGCGACCCTCGAGCTGGCTCTCTACGCACTCATCGTCGCCTTCCTGGTGGGCTTCCCACTGGGCCGGATCGCGGCCTACCGGCGCGACCACTGGCAGGACGCGTCGCTGCGGATCTTCGCGATCCTGTGCTACGCCACGCCGATCTTCTTCGCGGGGCTGCTGCTCAAACTGGTCTTCTCAGTGTGGCTCGGATGGTTCCCCACCAACGGGAGGGCGGACACCGACGTCGCGCTTGAACTGCAGAGCATCCACGGCGCCACCGGGGTCTATCTCCTCGACGCGCTGAGAACCGGGAGACCCGATCTAATAGGCAACGTCGCGTGGCACGCCGTGCTTCCGGGCGTGGCGCTGGGCCTGCTGACCGCCGGCGTCTTCCTGCGCCTGGTGCGCACCAATATGATCGGCACCCTCCAGGCCGGCTATGTCGACGCGGCCAGGTCGAGAGGGGTCGGCGAGGGCCGGCTGCTGCGCAAGCACGCCTACAAGCGGGCCCTGGTGCCCATTGTCACCGTGGTGGGTCTCCAGATCGCCATGCTGCTGTCGGGGGCGGTGCTCACCGAGACCACATTCGAGTGGCGGGGCCTCGGATTCCAGTTGAGCGAATACCTCAAGGCCCGTGACTACGTGGCCGTCCAGGGCATCGTGGTGCTGCTTTCGGTCATCGTGGCGGTGGTCAACTTCATCGTCGACATCATCGCCGCCCTCATCGATCCCAGAATCAGGTACTGA
- a CDS encoding YihY/virulence factor BrkB family protein → MTVDRGAGDGAPPDTNPGPPEGPGWSQAVRTKGATGRLKALVAWWQQTRIARTLQRYGARYGGLMASGMALTTMLSLTAVLTVAITVFMAVLGGNAQLKASFLNALDTALPGILKTDSKSTGLLDPNSLVQSNASSITGVIALLVAAWSAVTLVGNLAKSIQSMFGLVALPGNAVMRIVRNALGAAAMGICLVASSGLSIVVNIFRDWITRALGISPGVGRIGLIVSGLVISAVADAAMLVLLVRAVAGVRVPRKDLWWGVVLFAIGSGLLRQLGTTAVGAVDDALLASATAIITLILWINLLVRVLLYVCAWMANPPQGVPVNDPEAVHFREQPNFVTMSSPDTLEWPHNAVTGEVQPVAVEKVSQDQDPLPL, encoded by the coding sequence ATGACTGTTGACAGGGGGGCCGGGGACGGCGCCCCGCCCGACACCAATCCCGGCCCGCCCGAGGGGCCCGGATGGTCGCAGGCGGTGAGGACCAAGGGAGCGACCGGACGCCTCAAGGCCCTGGTGGCGTGGTGGCAGCAGACCCGGATCGCGAGAACCCTCCAGCGCTACGGCGCACGGTACGGCGGACTCATGGCCTCGGGAATGGCGCTCACCACGATGCTGTCCCTGACGGCCGTGCTCACCGTGGCGATCACCGTCTTCATGGCCGTGCTGGGGGGTAACGCTCAACTCAAGGCGTCCTTCCTCAACGCCCTCGACACGGCCCTGCCCGGCATCCTCAAGACCGACTCGAAGTCCACAGGCCTGCTGGACCCGAACTCCCTGGTGCAGTCGAACGCCTCCTCGATCACCGGCGTCATCGCACTGCTGGTGGCCGCCTGGTCCGCCGTCACACTGGTCGGGAACCTGGCGAAGAGCATCCAGTCGATGTTCGGGCTGGTGGCGCTGCCGGGGAACGCCGTCATGCGGATCGTGCGCAACGCTCTGGGCGCCGCAGCCATGGGCATCTGCCTGGTGGCGAGCTCGGGGCTGAGCATCGTGGTCAACATCTTCCGGGACTGGATCACCAGGGCACTGGGCATCAGCCCCGGCGTGGGGAGGATCGGCCTGATCGTCTCCGGCCTGGTGATCTCTGCCGTCGCGGACGCCGCCATGCTCGTGCTGCTGGTCCGCGCGGTCGCCGGGGTGCGGGTGCCCCGCAAGGATCTGTGGTGGGGGGTCGTGCTCTTCGCGATCGGCTCGGGGCTGCTGCGTCAGCTCGGCACCACAGCGGTCGGAGCTGTGGACGACGCCCTGCTCGCCTCGGCGACCGCGATCATCACCCTGATCCTGTGGATCAACCTGCTCGTACGGGTTCTGCTCTACGTGTGCGCCTGGATGGCCAATCCGCCGCAGGGGGTGCCGGTCAACGATCCGGAGGCGGTGCACTTCAGGGAACAGCCGAACTTCGTGACGATGAGCTCCCCGGACACCCTCGAGTGGCCCCACAACGCCGTCACCGGGGAGGTGCAGCCGGTCGCCGTCGAGAAGGTCTCGCAGGACCAGGACCCGCTGCCCCTCTGA
- a CDS encoding ABC transporter substrate-binding protein: MAGRLDLASSDVKFSFDRQVKIADPEGPSSLLSNLDSVSAPDDTTVVFKLKSANDQTFPQVLSSPVGPIVDEQVFSATKVTPAATIVKGKAFGGQYGIDSYKENQTVKYSPNKNYQGLLGKAKNSGVTTAYYTNASNMKLDVQNGNIDVAYRSFSATDIDSLRKDKDVKVWDGPGGELRFITFNFDTQPFGTKQSGADPKKALAVRQAVADLVDREAIAKSVYRNTYTPLYSYIPEGLTGANESLKSLYGDGQGGPSKEKAAKVLKDAGIPTPVKLDLQYNPDHYGPSSGEEYARVKDQLQSSGLFTVKLQSTEWTQYSKDRVSDVYPSYQLGWFPDFSDADNYMSPFFLPGKDAKGKVAPGGFLLNHYNNPSVDKLINQQRSTADRAKRTQIIGQAQDALAKDLSTLPLLQGKQVAVSGADVSGVTLDASFRFRYAPLTK; this comes from the coding sequence GTGGCAGGGCGGCTCGACCTCGCCTCCTCCGACGTGAAGTTCAGCTTCGACCGCCAGGTCAAGATCGCCGACCCGGAGGGCCCCTCCTCCCTCCTCAGCAACCTCGACAGCGTCTCGGCGCCCGATGACACCACCGTCGTGTTCAAGCTCAAGAGTGCCAATGACCAGACCTTCCCCCAGGTGCTCTCCAGCCCGGTGGGGCCGATCGTCGACGAGCAGGTCTTCTCGGCCACGAAGGTGACTCCGGCCGCCACCATCGTCAAGGGCAAGGCGTTCGGCGGCCAGTACGGGATCGATTCATACAAGGAGAACCAGACCGTCAAGTACTCGCCGAACAAGAACTATCAGGGCCTGCTTGGCAAGGCGAAGAACTCGGGCGTGACGACGGCCTATTACACGAACGCCTCCAATATGAAGCTCGATGTGCAGAATGGCAACATCGACGTGGCCTACCGATCGTTCAGCGCCACCGACATCGACAGTCTGCGCAAGGACAAGGACGTCAAGGTCTGGGACGGCCCCGGCGGCGAGCTGCGGTTCATCACCTTCAATTTCGACACTCAGCCCTTCGGCACCAAGCAGTCTGGGGCTGATCCGAAGAAGGCTCTGGCCGTACGTCAGGCCGTCGCCGATCTCGTCGATCGCGAGGCGATCGCCAAGAGTGTCTACCGGAACACCTACACCCCTTTGTACTCATATATTCCTGAGGGTCTGACCGGGGCCAACGAGTCCCTCAAGTCGCTCTACGGCGACGGTCAGGGAGGCCCGAGCAAGGAGAAGGCCGCCAAGGTTCTCAAGGACGCAGGCATTCCCACTCCGGTGAAGCTGGACCTTCAGTACAACCCGGACCATTACGGTCCCTCGTCGGGCGAGGAGTACGCCCGGGTCAAGGATCAGCTCCAGTCCAGCGGACTGTTCACCGTGAAGCTCCAGTCCACCGAGTGGACCCAGTACTCGAAGGATCGCGTCTCCGACGTCTACCCCTCCTATCAGCTGGGGTGGTTCCCCGACTTCTCGGACGCCGACAACTACATGTCGCCGTTCTTCCTGCCGGGCAAGGACGCCAAGGGGAAGGTGGCTCCCGGCGGTTTCCTCCTCAACCACTACAACAACCCGAGCGTCGACAAGCTGATCAATCAGCAGCGTTCGACGGCTGATCGTGCGAAGCGCACCCAGATCATCGGTCAGGCCCAGGACGCCCTGGCCAAGGACCTGTCCACGCTGCCGCTGCTGCAGGGCAAGCAGGTCGCGGTCTCCGGCGCCGACGTCAGTGGCGTGACACTCGACGCGTCCTTCAGGTTCCGCTACGCGCCCCTCACGAAGTAG
- a CDS encoding ABC transporter permease — protein sequence MSTATTDIAAPAPRRKGWTRFVPFAGYLRQSVGWQRGMLIAGLVITGVFVLVAILAPLLAPYGYADLRDDRGPFDSQAAPSAGHLLGTTVGGFDVLSRVIWGARTAVLVVILAVVMSLFIGVALGLLSGYFGGWFDRIVVVIADAIYAFPSLLLAIVMSIAISGGQSSMMGGILAAAISITVVFVPQYLRVVRSETVRIKSEAYVESAKVVGASSMRIMTRHVLRNATRTLPLIITLNASEAILTLAGLGFLGFGIEPTAAAEWGYDLNKAVADVSAGVWWTAVFPGLAIVLGVLGLTLTGESINDLADPRLRGRRAAPAEDLMAEGATSEEAES from the coding sequence ATGTCAACGGCGACGACCGACATCGCGGCCCCGGCGCCCCGCCGCAAGGGCTGGACGAGATTCGTACCGTTCGCGGGCTACCTGCGCCAGAGCGTCGGATGGCAGCGCGGAATGCTGATCGCGGGCCTGGTGATCACCGGCGTCTTCGTCCTGGTGGCCATCCTCGCTCCACTCCTGGCCCCGTACGGATATGCCGACCTGCGCGACGACCGGGGGCCGTTCGACTCCCAGGCCGCGCCGAGCGCGGGTCACCTGCTGGGCACCACCGTCGGCGGATTCGACGTCCTCTCCCGGGTGATCTGGGGAGCCCGCACCGCGGTGCTGGTGGTCATCCTGGCGGTGGTGATGTCGTTGTTCATCGGAGTGGCACTCGGCCTGCTCTCGGGCTATTTCGGCGGCTGGTTCGACCGGATCGTGGTCGTCATCGCCGATGCCATCTACGCCTTCCCGTCCCTGCTGCTGGCGATCGTCATGTCGATCGCGATCTCGGGCGGTCAGTCGTCGATGATGGGCGGGATCCTGGCCGCGGCCATCTCCATCACGGTCGTCTTCGTGCCCCAGTACCTGCGGGTGGTCCGCTCCGAGACGGTTCGGATCAAGTCCGAGGCCTATGTGGAGTCGGCGAAGGTGGTGGGCGCCTCCAGCATGCGGATCATGACCCGCCACGTGCTGCGCAACGCCACCCGCACACTTCCGCTGATCATCACCCTCAACGCCTCGGAGGCCATCCTCACCCTGGCCGGACTGGGATTCCTCGGCTTCGGCATCGAGCCCACCGCGGCCGCCGAATGGGGCTACGACCTCAACAAGGCGGTCGCCGATGTGAGCGCCGGCGTGTGGTGGACCGCCGTCTTCCCCGGGCTGGCCATCGTCCTGGGCGTGCTCGGCCTCACCCTGACCGGCGAGAGCATCAACGATCTGGCCGACCCGCGGCTGCGCGGGCGGCGCGCGGCCCCCGCCGAGGACCTGATGGCCGAGGGCGCCACGAGCGAGGAGGCCGAATCATGA
- a CDS encoding LacI family DNA-binding transcriptional regulator — protein MAQVTLSDVARTAGVSLATASRVLNGSSRVPGKAISQRVMQAAEKLGYVPNASAQALARSSSGLLGVVIQDLEDPYFSAVAAGFQEAAGGQGQLVLMAQTSRDADLTIVALGGLNAQRVDGVLMVGSLDLSAEQRAVFGDQLARVEARGGQVVTVGQSYGIGRTVYPADREGGRAIGQAAIAGGYQRFALLDDVTRAPSAVDRAAGFAGAIEESGGRIEYDVPAPVTAAGGRVAGDALVRHLEEYPGGPMCFFAMTDAVAVAAMGRALHAGIRVPDELGVVGFDGIAAGRDIAPSLTTFDLPLRDIGRRAFELVHHPEDADLPETWEVHEDTITIPGRLWQGGSTSPPPT, from the coding sequence ATGGCTCAAGTGACGCTCAGCGATGTGGCGCGTACCGCAGGGGTGTCCCTTGCCACCGCCTCACGGGTTCTCAACGGATCCTCGCGGGTCCCGGGGAAAGCCATCTCGCAACGCGTGATGCAGGCAGCGGAGAAGCTCGGATATGTCCCCAATGCGAGCGCTCAGGCCCTCGCCCGGTCCTCCTCGGGTCTGCTCGGCGTCGTCATCCAGGATCTGGAGGATCCCTATTTCTCCGCGGTGGCAGCCGGATTCCAGGAGGCCGCCGGTGGCCAGGGACAGCTGGTCCTGATGGCTCAGACCAGCCGCGACGCCGACCTGACGATCGTCGCGCTGGGCGGGCTCAACGCCCAGCGGGTCGACGGCGTCCTGATGGTCGGGTCACTGGATCTGAGCGCCGAGCAGCGGGCGGTCTTCGGCGACCAGCTGGCCCGTGTGGAGGCACGGGGCGGGCAGGTCGTGACCGTCGGACAGAGCTACGGGATCGGACGGACCGTCTACCCGGCCGACCGTGAGGGCGGCCGGGCGATCGGGCAGGCCGCGATCGCGGGGGGATATCAGCGCTTCGCACTTCTCGACGACGTCACCCGGGCCCCCTCAGCCGTCGACCGGGCGGCGGGATTCGCCGGGGCGATCGAGGAATCCGGGGGACGGATCGAGTATGACGTCCCGGCTCCTGTCACCGCTGCGGGAGGCCGCGTGGCGGGAGACGCGCTGGTGCGCCACCTCGAGGAGTATCCCGGCGGTCCGATGTGCTTCTTCGCGATGACCGACGCCGTGGCGGTGGCTGCGATGGGGCGGGCCCTTCACGCCGGAATACGGGTGCCCGATGAGCTGGGCGTCGTCGGTTTCGACGGTATCGCCGCGGGACGCGACATCGCTCCGTCGTTGACCACCTTCGACCTGCCGCTGCGCGATATCGGTCGGCGTGCCTTCGAGCTCGTCCACCACCCTGAGGATGCTGACCTGCCCGAGACCTGGGAGGTCCACGAGGACACCATCACCATCCCGGGGAGGCTGTGGCAGGGCGGCTCGACCTCGCCTCCTCCGACGTGA